CGGAAGTGATGCGCGATGCGCACGAAGGCGGCGAAACGGTGGTGATCTACGGTCAGGCCGGCTTGGGCAAGACGCAGGCGGTCAAAAACTACTGCGAGAAAAACCCTGCGGCTATCTTGATTGAGGCTAATCCGAGCTTTACGGCACTTGTGCTGATGCGCAAGTTGGCGACGGCGGCGAAGGTATCGGCGATGGGCAGCCTGAATGATTTGTTTGAGTCTGTATCTGACCGCCTGCGCGATTCGGGCCGTCTGATTGTGGTCGATGAAGCGGAAAACCTGCCCTTGCGCGCCCTTGAGATTATCCGCCGATTGCATGATGAAACGGGCTGCGGTTTGGTGTTGAGCGGTATGCCCCGACTGGTGGCCAACCTGCGCGGTAAGCATGGCGAGCTGGTGCAACTTTATAGCCGCGTGTCTGTTGCGCTGAATTTGGGCGAATCTTTGCCGGATGACGAGCTCTTTGAGATTGCGAAAGCGGCTTTGCCTGATGCGGACGAGGAGACACTCTTGGAACTGGTTAAACATAGCAACGGCAATACGCGCCGGATGAGCAAATTGATGCGCGGCGCGGTACGCACGGCGAACAAGAACGGTATCAAGATGCAGGCCGGTATCGTTAAGAAATACAGCTCCCTGATTATCCGATAAGAAAGGCCGTCTGAAATGAGACACGAATATGCGGTACACGCCGGAGTCTATGAGGACACTTGGCACGATTATGAAACCCATAAACGGCGGAAGATTTGGCGGGTTGATGTACGCGGCAAGCGGAAAGAAGGCTTCGCATGGTTGCAAATCCGCCGACTGCGGAAACGCTTCGAGAGCAAAGAGGAAGCCAAGGAATGGGCGGCGCAGGTTAAGGCGGATTGGGTACGCAATAATTTTTTTGCCTTGAGAAAATATTAAGTAATTGATTTATAAGGAAATAGGAAAATGTCTAATTTGTTTTGCGAACGAAAAACCAAGTGGATCGGTTTGGCTTTTTGGTTGTTGTTTTGGGCGGTTTTGGTGGGAACGATGCTGCATAGCTGCTCTAAGCCGGTGGTGTCGGCGGCGAAGTTGGAAATGTCACGCCGCGAGCGTCTGGCGGACTTGGAGGCTCAAGCTTTAGGCGAGCAATACGAGGCGATGAGTACGGAAGAAAAAATGAAGGGGATTGTTTATGAGCGATAAGCCATTGAGCCCTACGGCGAAAAAAGAGGCTTTGGCACGGGCGGTAAAGGAAATCCGCGCGAAATATGGCGATAAGGCGATTGTGAAAGGATGTGTGAAATGAGTTTCGGACGACGTAATACGGATTGGCAGGCTTGGGGACAACACCGCAGGCGTGCGACGGCGCGAATGGCGCAAAAAAACAGAGAGCGTGAAATCGAAGAATATCAGGCGCGTTTCAGACGGCCTGCCGAGAAGAAGGAGGAGAAAAAATGATTTGGTTTGTTGTCGGATTGGCGGTGTTGGTGCTGCTGGGGATTTGGCTTGAAATGCTGGCCCGAATCGTCGTGTTGCACATGATCGGCGAAGGCCATGACGGGTATGACGACAATTAAAACGGTAAGCCGTTGATGTTGCTCTATATTTTTTTGCCTTGTTGAAAATATAAGGTATTGATTTAAAAGGATTTAAGAAATGAATGCAAAAGAAATTGCAGAATGGATCGAAGACCGTGGCGAGCTGATGCTCATGAAGAAGGACGGCGAAGGCTTTGTAATCGCTGCGCGGTCGCCGGACGGGATGTGGAAGACTGCCGAGGCGGAAACTTTGGCTCGGGCGATAACTTTATGGAAGGAAGCGTGATGGACATTGAGCAATACAACCCTAAAAAGAATCCGAAATATAGCAATTTTATTTATAGATTTTTGAAAAAGAACAAAAAAATTATACCGCATAGAGGAATGCCGGGTATCGAAAAGTTTGACACGCTGGGTATCTGGCGTATCGGATGGCATGACAGTGACGGATGGTTTACCGGTGCTCCCATCAGTTTTTTACCCAATGGCAAGGTAGAGATTTATGCATTTAAGCCAGGCGGACAAGTTATCGAAAAAGTCGAATGGTGTGATTACAAACGTATTGGAGCCTGTGCTATTGACGGGTATGCGCATAAATGGCGTGAAGTTAATAAAAACAGCCGGTGCTGCGAATACTGCGGCCAATGGATACGACGGAAAGTTAAAACCGAGAAAGTTATTCGCCGCCGCGATATTTGGGAGATTGAATCATGATTTGCCGTTGTCCTAACTGCGGAGCGGCCAACAGCTTGGATAGTTTAGTCAGTGATGCTGAAGCAGCCGAAGTGCTGAAGATGTTGCTGGAACTTGATGCTGATATCGGAAAAGCGGCTATCCGCTACATCGGCCTCTTCCGCCCCGGAAAGAGCCAGCTCTCTTGGGGGCGAACTGCCAAGCTACTTAAAGAGCTTCTGCCGCAGATTCAGACGGCCACGATTGAGCGCAATGGCACAACCTACGCTGCTCCAATGGAAGCATGGCTTTATAGTTTTCAGGAAATCTTGGTCGCGCGTGAAGCAGGCCGTCTGAAAACGCCGCTGAAGTCGCACGGATACCTGTATGAAATCCTTGCAGGCTGGGTTGGCCAGCCAAGCGCAGGGAATCAGACAAACCAACCAAACCGCCGCGCTGCTCTGCCGGCCAACCCCAGCCAAACCCTTACCGCAGCCGCCTCGCTGCAAGGACTGAAAAAATGAAAGAACTGCCTACCCAACTGCATAACGCCATGATCGACGGCCTGACCATGCTTTTGACCCTGCGTCTGAGCGGTTCGCCGGCTGCCGATACTGTGGCCGCCACTGCGCAAACCTGGAGCCGTGTATTGGCGCACGGCCGGGCGTGGGACGAAACGCGAGATGTACCGCGATTTCAGACGGCCTTTATGGTGCTGGCAAATGAGACCAACCGCTGGCCGAGTCCGAAAGATTTTTTGGACAAGATTCCGCCGCCACCGGAGCCGTTGAAACTGGAACACCGCTACCACCCCACGGCGGAGGAAAAAGCGAAAGGGAAATCAGCTTTAAACCGCATTCAGGGCGTAATTAAAGAGGTGTTAAGAGGCAAGTCACTGATACCGCCTCCGGCTGAAACCGCCACCGAGCAGATTTTGAGAAACCGCGCGAAAGTTGAAGCACTTGCCAAGCGCGAACGCGAACAAGGCTTGAGCAAGCCGAAATGTTAAACCCAACCTGAAAGGAAAGAAAAAATGGCTAAAACCCGAATCAAACAGCCCGCTATCGAAGCGGCACAAGATAAAGCGGAAGTTACTGCGTTTATCCGCAAAATCGGCGATTTGCAACGCGAAGTCAAACGCCTGGAAACCGAAGCCGGAGACAAAAAAGCGGTCATCGAAGAAGAATATGCCGCCAAAGCCGCGCCGATGTGTGCCGAAATCATGAGCCTGACCGAACGTGTGGCCGCATACTGCGAAGCGCATAAGGACGAGCTGACGGAAAACGGTAAAACCAAAACAGTGGACTTTACTACCGGTCTGATTAAATGGCGCATCCGTCCGCCATCCGTCAAGGTAACGGGCGTGGCCGCCGTCTTGGCGTGGCTCTCCGAGAAATCCGCCTTTGCCGAGTTTGTCCGCACTAAAAAGGAAATCGACAAAGACGCCATCCTGAATCAAAAAGAGCGTTTTTCAGACGGCCAAGTGCCGGGGATTAAGATTGTGTCGGGGCTTGAGGATTTTGTGATTGAGCCTACTGAGCAGGAGTTGGCGTGATGGCGAAAATTGTTATTACGATAGAAGACAAGATGCCAGTAAACGGCTTGAACGGCGTGACCATCAGTTATGACGGCGATTTGGAGCCGCAAGGCGAACTCACGATGGCGCATATGATGGCTTATAACATCAAGGAATTGATTGATGTGGTTGAGTTTGAGACCGCAAAAAGGCTGAGTAAAGCAAATTGACCCACGGCGGGGAACAACCCGCCATTTTTGAAAAAAGGATTAGATATGTGGTTTAAACAAGTTACTCCATTCCGTGTGTTTGAATTGCCAGAAGCTGAACGCCTCAAAACAGCAATTGCAGAAAACTGGTTTTGTTCTCCTACCGGATTAGACTGGTTTAGTGAAGGCTTTTGTTCTCCGGTGCCATTTGGGAACCCTATTATTTTTGAAGCTCAAAAAACTATGCTTATCAGTTTGA
This genomic interval from Neisseria sp. Marseille-Q5346 contains the following:
- a CDS encoding AAA family ATPase, which gives rise to MKQINHTLQQKLAEFKAKSGMNQTQLARGIGTSPASISMYLNGTYADKGGNYETIEPKIEAFLEVQDSKAQREELVLGFVSTKTTRRIAEVMRDAHEGGETVVIYGQAGLGKTQAVKNYCEKNPAAILIEANPSFTALVLMRKLATAAKVSAMGSLNDLFESVSDRLRDSGRLIVVDEAENLPLRALEIIRRLHDETGCGLVLSGMPRLVANLRGKHGELVQLYSRVSVALNLGESLPDDELFEIAKAALPDADEETLLELVKHSNGNTRRMSKLMRGAVRTANKNGIKMQAGIVKKYSSLIIR
- a CDS encoding toxin PIN, which gives rise to MRHEYAVHAGVYEDTWHDYETHKRRKIWRVDVRGKRKEGFAWLQIRRLRKRFESKEEAKEWAAQVKADWVRNNFFALRKY
- a CDS encoding host-nuclease inhibitor Gam family protein, which encodes MAKTRIKQPAIEAAQDKAEVTAFIRKIGDLQREVKRLETEAGDKKAVIEEEYAAKAAPMCAEIMSLTERVAAYCEAHKDELTENGKTKTVDFTTGLIKWRIRPPSVKVTGVAAVLAWLSEKSAFAEFVRTKKEIDKDAILNQKERFSDGQVPGIKIVSGLEDFVIEPTEQELA